From Mustela erminea isolate mMusErm1 chromosome 1, mMusErm1.Pri, whole genome shotgun sequence, a single genomic window includes:
- the CCDC130 gene encoding coiled-coil domain-containing protein 130 gives MGERKGVNKYYPPDFNPEKHGSLNRYHNSHPLRERARKLSQGILIIRFEMPYNIWCDGCKNHIGMGVRYNAEKKKVGNYYTTPIYRFRMKCHLCVNYIEMQTDPANCDYVIVSGAQRKEERWDMADNEQVLTTEHEKKQKLETDAMFRLEHGEADRSTLKKALPTLSHIQEAQSAWKDDFALNSMLRKRFREKKKAMQEEEERDQALQAKASLAIPLVPETEDDRRLAALLKFHTLDSYEDKQKLKRTEIISRSWFPSAPGPTTSSSKAGSVLKKLAQNRRSAPACSPITVGNLGIVRRRSREVSESPHHTTETPKSGEPWVPERNTQDGPTSPQDCSLETAETPKSRGPREQEGKCQDRPQSPPGSSQEDTPHLCTLSSSLVADYSDSESE, from the exons ATG GGTGAAAGGAAAGGCGTAAACAAGTACTACCCTCCGGATTTCAATCCTGAAAAG CATGGCTCCCTCAACCGGTACCACAACAGCCACCCACTCCGGGAGCGGGCTCGGAAGCTGTCACAAGGCATCCTCATCATCAG GTTTGAGATGCCCTATAACATCTGGTGTGACGGCTGCAAGAACCACATCGGCATGG gggTTCGCTACAATGCCGAAAAGAAGAAGGTTGGCAATTACTACACAACCCCGATCTACAG GTTCCGGATGAAATGCCACCTCTGCGTCAACTACATCGAGATGCAGACAGACCCCGCCAACTGCGACTACGTGATTGTGAGCGGCGCCCAGCGCAAGGAGGAGCGCTGGGACATGGCGGACAACGAGCAGGTGCTGACGACAG AGCACgagaagaagcagaagctggAGACGGACGCTATGTTCCGCCTGGAGCACGGCGAGGCAGACCGGAGCACACTCAAGAAAGCCCTCCCCACCCTGAGCCACATCCAGGAGGCCCAGAGCGCCTGGAAGGATGACTTCGCACTCAACAGCATGCTCCGGAAGAGATTCCGG gaaaagaaaaaagccatgcaggaggaggaagagagggaccaGGCGCTGCAGGCTAAGGCGAGCCTGGCCATTCCACTGGTGCCCGAGACAGAGGACGACCGCAGGCTGGCCGCCCTGCTCAAGTTCCACACCCTGGACT cctaCGAGGACAAGCAGAAACTCAAACGGACAGAGATCATCAGCCGCTCCTGGTTCCCCTCCGCCCCAGGacccaccaccagcagcagcaaaGCCGGAAGTGTCCTGAAGAAGCTGGCCCAGAACCGCAGATCAGCACCGGCCTGCTCCCCCATCACTGTAGGGAACCTGGGCATCGTGCGGCGGCGGTCCCGGGAGGTCTCAGAGAGCCCCCACCACACAACGGAGACCCCCAAGTCTGGGGAGCCATGGGTGCCAGAGAGGAACACCCAGGATGGGCCCACATCCCCCCAAGACTGCTCTCTAGAGACGGCCGAGACCCCCAAGAGCAGGGGTCCTCGGGAGCAGGAGGGGAAATGTCAGGACAGGCCCCAGTCCCCACCAGGCTCCTCTCAGGAGGACACGCCACACCTGTGCACCCTCAGCTCCTCTCTTGTGGCTGATTACTCTGATTCAGAGAGCGAGTGA